CGATGGGGCGAGAAGCTCAGGGCGGTATTCGAAGTGCATTGTATCGTAGTGATACCATCGACCTCCCCAGATAAAGCCGTGTTTTTCAAAAATTTGGACTATAGAGAGAGGCATGGTGTTTTTATAGCCAATGAGAGCCGTTTCAGAGGGGGCTTCGTCTTTCCAATATTGTGTCGTGTTGGGGGCTAAATCGATAGCAATACCATAACTGTGCATTGAGAGGCGGTCGGTGTCTTTGATGACGCGGTAGCAGTAAGTAGTTGCCCCCTCAGCCCAGATGCGATCTTTTTTAGGAAGACGCGCAATCTCTTGACCGATGGCGTAAAGGGCTTTATCCGCACCGGCTACTTTGGTCACGGGGAGGTTAATAGACCCCTTGAGTGTCGGCCATTTGATTTGGACAAGATTCTTCTCTATCGCTTTTTGATCCTTGCCATAGAGGGCTTGAAAAAAAGGCTGATAACGTAAACGCCCTGGATCGAAAAGATACGATGGCGGGGTATCGTGCCCACCTGCATCATAGTGTTGTTCGAGTTGGGTTGCGAGATCGGCATGGTTTATTTTTTCATCCCATGAGGATTTTGAATCATTTGTATGATACGGAAATTTTGTTCCATCTTTTAGAATCAGTGTGTTTTCATCAGCACTTTGGACAAGGTCGGGATACCCTTGTACGTAACATTGAGGATTAGCATAGATAAAACCACTAAGGATGGTGAGAGAGAGTAGTAGTTTGAACATCAATATCCTGCAAAAATAGGTGAAAAATTATAGCTTAGAATGGAGAAAAAAAAGTTTTTAAGATTCTATTTTCTTTTTAAGATGAGTAGCAGTATTATTAAAAGATCAAATAGGAGCTTATTTAATGTTTTTTCCTACACTTGGGCTGATTGCAACAACCAATGTTATAACGGTCGATATCCACCATACTATTCAAGATGCGCTCGATAAAATGCATCACCATAATCATCGTAGTGTTGTCGTTGTGAATAAAACGCTCCACTATATTATCACGACGAAAGATATTATCCGTCTCAAGCTAGAGGGGACCACTTTTTCAACCCCTCTTTCTCAAATTTCACTCCGTCCTCTCCCCATGGTTGATAAAGATAGCAATATTATCAGCGCTCTCAACCTTACCAATGAGATGGATGAACATATTTGTGTCTGTAACGTTGACGGTAGTCTCTATGGTTTGGTGACTAATAGCGATATTGTTGCCAGTGTTGACCCGCAGGTTATTTTAGATACTCTTCAAATTGCCACCATATTTGATAAAAAATACGGCTACAAAAGTTTTCCGCCGTACACTCCGATGATAGAGGTGCTGGAATATATGAAAGATTCTCTGAGTGATTGTGTCATCATTCAAGAGGGTTCTTTACCTCTGGGGATACTGACCTCCAAAGATATCCTCCGATTTATCGGTGATGAAAGTGCTATTAAATTGCCTATTTCTGATGTTATGTCTACACCGGTTGATACGTTGAGTGCAACGGCTTCTATCGGCGAAGGGCTAGAGTATCTTAAAAGCAGTCATTTTAAACGGATTGTCGTCACCGATGATGAGGGGAAGGTGATGGGGATTGTGACACAACAGGATCTTATCTCCCGTACGTATCTAAAATGGTCACAATTGATGCAAGATCATTTTAGACAGTTTGAAGAGATTACCCAAATTTTGCAACAAAAAAATCACCACTTGACACAGCTAGCGACCAAAGATTCTCTGACTCAAATTCATAACCGCCATATGTTTACGGAGCTTTTTGCCAAAGAACTTTCCATTCTCAAACGTCAATCGACAAAACTTTCGTTATTGATGATGGATTTGGATCATTTTAAGCGAGTGAATGATACTCACGGGCACAATATGGGTGATTTGGTTTTAAAACAGTTTTCAGAATTAGTAAGCTCATTAGTACGTGAATCCGATCTTTTTGCAAGATGGGGTGGAGAGGAATTCGTCCTTTTGCTGCGCAATAGCGGATGTGAAGAGGGATATAGTGTCGGAGAAAAGATCCGTTTATATCTTGAAGCGGAGAACTTTGATATGGTTGGGCAGATAACGTGCAGTATAGGGATAACCGAGGTGAATTCTGAAGATACGATTCAAAGTGCTATAGAGCGAGCCGATAACGCCCTTTATTCGGCAAAAGATGCGGGGCGTAACCGCACAATAGCGTGTGAGGTACATCAATGAAACAGGTTACATTGGAGACGATTTTATCGCATAAAGTCATTACCCTTAATTCGAGTGATACTATTGTCAAAGCTCTTGAATTAATGACAGATTATGCAATCAGTTCAGTAGTTATTACCGATGATGAAAAGCGTCCTATAGGTATTTTTACCGAACATGATGCACTAAAAGTAGTAGCAGAGGCAATCGAGACCTCTACCGAACTTGGCGAAGTGATGACACAAAATCCATTTTGTGTGGTTCTAACGATGCAGATGCATGATGCATACGCCCTGATGGAAGAGAAGCATTTTCGTCATCTTATCGTTGTCGATAAAGAGGGGTATTTTGCAGGTGTGATTACCGAGGGGGATTTTCTCCGTCATATCGGGTTGGAGCATCTGACCAAATTTAAAACAGTCGGTGAAGCGATGAGTGAATCACCGCTGATTGTAGAACTGCAAACGACCCTTGTTGAAGCGGCGGTTCTGATGAATGAGCGTAAGTGTGATTACGCAATCGTCCTTCGGGGCGTTAATCCTATAGGGGTGATTACGGAACGGGATATTGCCCATCGATGCGCTAAAGATAGTTGTGTTTCTGAAGAGCTGGTTGAAGATTTATTTCACAGTGATATTGTGATTGTAGAAAAAGAGATAGCACTGCATCATGCAGCATCAATGATGGAAGAGCATGGGGTTCATCAGCTGATAGTGGTTGATGCATTGGGGAGCCTTTCGGGTATTCTTACCCGTCATGATGTACTTCATGCAGTTCATGGGGCTTATTTCGAATATTTGATTCGGGTGATTGATGAAAAAAGTGCTGCTATTGCACGCATCAATGAACGAAAGCGCATATTAGGCAATGAAAAGAAAGAGATTGAGAAAAATGAGACAAAGCTTCGAAAGCTTTTTGAGGCACTCCCTGATAGTATTCTTTTGATTGATCGAGAAACGCTTCGGGCAGTAGAGTTTAATCAAGCGGCGCATGAACATTTGGGCTATACGGCAGAGGAATTTGGAGAGCTTTGTATTGATGACTATGAAAGTATTGAGTTGCCCGATGAGACACAACGACGGATAGACGTTATTATGCGCGAGGGTAAAGATCGTTTTGAAACCATCCATCGCGGGAAAGATGGTAGATTGTATAACGTCTGGGTAAACGTTGTTGCGGTTGAACTGGATAAACATCCTTATATGATAGCCGTATATCACGATATAACAGAGCGTAAGAAATACGAAGAACGTCTCGAAATACTGGCTAATTTTGATCCTCTCACCGGATTGGCGAATCGTGCCCGTTTGCTTTCGCATTTGCAAAACTCTATCAATCAGGCGAAACGGCATAAGAGCATCATTGCTTTGATGATGTTCGATTTGGATCGCTTTAAAGATATCAATGATAGCTACGGTCACAGCGCAGGGGATGAGGTGCTAAAATTAGTGGCAGAACGATTTGCCTCACGTTTGCGAGAAGGAGATTTAATCGCCCGTTTAGGGGGGGATGAATTTGCGATAGTGGTCGAAAATTTGGATCGTTTTGAGGATGCAGGTCGGTTGGCACAAGAGATGATTAGTGCGCTTGCGTTAGAGTATAAACTTTCAAGCGGTTCATCGGTTCATATCGGAGCGAGTGTAGGGATTGTTTTATTTCCTGAGCATGGGGGGGAATCCTCTGTACTGTTGCAACATGCAGATGCCGCTTTGTATAAAGCAAAAGATGAAGGGCGAGGTACCTATCGGTATTATACTGATGAGTTGACTGAATCGGCGCGTCGCCGAATAGAGTGCGAGATGCGATTGCGCAGAGCGGTGACGAATAACGAGTTTGAAGTTTATTATCAACCGCAAGTCCATATTTTAACCGGACATATCGTTGGTGCTGAAGCGCTTGTTCGGTGGAATGATCCAATAAGGGGAATAGTATCACCTGCGGAGTTTATCCCTATTGCAGAAGAGACGGGATTAATCGGAGAGATAGGCGAATGGGTGCTTAATGAGACGTGCCGTCAAGGGAAAATTTGGCTCGATCAGGGACATCGGCTTACGTTAGCGGTGAATCTCTCCGCCCATCAGGTTCGACATCAAAATATTATTGAGATGGTAGAATATGCCCTCAAACAATCAGGATATCCTGCTGATAGGCTTGAGCTGGAACTCACAGAGAGTGCTTTGATGCAGCACGAGGAAGAGACGGTCGCGATGTTACATAGTCTTAGAGCTCGGGGGATACGGCTTGCAATTGATGATTTTGGTACAGGGTATTCATCCCTCAGCTATCTTAAACGTTTTCCGATAGATGTGCTAAAAATCGATAAAAGTTTTGTCGATGATTTGCCGTTTGAGAAAGATGATATGGCGATAGTTACGGCAATCATTGCAATGGCTCAGGCGTTAGGATTTCAGGTTCTTGCTGAGGGGACTGAGCGGATTGAGCAGATTGAGTTTCTCAAAGAGAGAGGGTGTACGATGTATCAGGGGTACTTTAAAAGTGAGCCGGTTCCGGCAGCAGAGTTTGAAAAATTGTTATAAAGCTAATTTTATCAGGAAGGAATATGAATGAGAAAAAGCGTGTTGATGATGGTGGTGTGTAATTTTTTAGGATGGTCTGTTTTACACGCCGATGTTTCGGAAATGGTTTTGTATCCAAACTCTACTTTTTCATCGGCGGTTGCCCATTTTTATCACCAAGGGGATAAAGCTGAAAAATACGGATTTTTGTTTGATGAGAAATTTTCCCCGAAACAGATACTTTACGCCCAACCGGATAACTATATACTCGAAACACTTAAAGACAAAAAGGTCAAATTGAGTTTTGATAAGACCGATCGTTATTCGTACATGAAACAGATTAAAAAAGAGGATTTTATCGTTGAGAATAATGGACATAGTGTTAAATTACTGATGAGCGGAGGAGATTGCGCCGGAGAGTGTCTAACCGGACGCAATATTTTAACCGTAGTGATTCCTGATGGCTATAGTGTTATCGGGTACAAAGGGTTGGACAATAATCTTAAAGAGCTTACCAATAAAGAGTGGAAGATTACCGATAATACCTATACGTTATTTGCCCCGAAGGTCAAAGGGGCATGTATCTATCTTGAGCTGGCAAAAGGGTCTGCTCCCTCATCAAAAGCCAAAGAGTTAACCCCAAAATCTATAACTCCCTCTACGCTTGTCTACTCCAATTTAGAGCTTTTTGAGATAGGGGATATTAACGTGAGTATTCAGGGTAAGCAGTTGCTTAAAACGCTTGTATCTCGTGTCGGAAGCTCATCGAAATTGATGGTTACGATTTTACAAGACCATGTTCCCCCTAAACGGCTCGCCACACTCTATCCGAGTGCTGAGAAATTCTCCCAAGCACGTGCTGAAGTTATGGTTAAAGAGTTGAGCGCCTTAGGGTTGAGCAGTGAGCAGATTCACTGTGAAGTGGTGGATAAACCGAGCGAAAAAGCGAGAGTCGAAATCTCAATCACTCCCGTCCAATAATATCGAAGATATTGATTCCATCGGGGAGTTTCACTGCCCCCTCGCGGAAGTTTCGGGTATGGGCAATAAGGCGTTTAAAATGTTTGCGCAGATGGTACGCATCGGGGACATTTGGACGGAACCAATCCCCTTTGGCACTAAAGAGCCAATCAATCCCTGATTTAATCTCCAACAGCGAATACCCTCCACTCTCCGCGAGATACTGAATTTGGCGCGCCCAGCTCATCACATCAAACGGCTCTTCAAACTGGGGATCGATAGAGGCGAGACGGCGGATAAAATATTGTGCCATCTCAAATTGTTCCGGTGAGGGTTTATTCTCATCGGATGATTGGAGCAATGCGGGAGCTTTGGAGGAGATTTCACGACGAATCCACCGCTCAAACTCTGCCGCCCAGTCAAACGATCGGCGGTTTTGGCTCCGTTGATAGAGATTAAAATCCTCAAACAAATCTCGTCGTAACCCCTCGCGATCACACACTTCGAGAGCATAGGCGTGCAAATCTTCAAATGCCTCATTGGAGAGGTTGAGATAGTAGTTACTATCGGTGTACTCTGAGGGAGCTAGTGAGGTCGATATCGGAGTATTAGGCTGAATCGGCATGAGGGTATAGGTAATCATCACCCCGTTAGCTGTTTTTTCACGGACGATTTTAAGGAGTTGTTTGGCAACGAGTCCATCGAGTGCTTCGACCACTTCACGGCTACTGTGTCGGAGCTGTTCGGCTAAAAAAGAGGCCATAAGCGGTTTGGGTTTATCTCCCCACACCATTGTGTGTCGGATAATAAGAGGGAGTAATGCCCGCTCCAATAGGCTCAAATCTTCGCGGTCGATGAGGGAAATCGGTATGGTAATCATCTGTTTTTGAGCACTTTTTTGGTCGTATTGGAGATGGTGGGCTGAGTGGAGAGGCGTTGACGCTCGATGAGTGCTTTGAGATACTCTTGGGCACAACGCAGTTCAAAAAGACCGCGATCATTCGAAACATAATCGTAAATCCACCGTTTGGTGAGGATTCGAACCACATCGATATCGAGAGAATCGAGTAACGCTTCGGTGGAATCTGCTTGTTTAATCGAGGTAAAGCGGATATTTTCAAAACGCTCTAACGCACTATGCTCGCTGTTTTTCTCTTCACTGACATGACGTCTGAGGTCGTACATCAGTTGGTAGAGTTTTTGAGAGCGTTCGTGTGCTTGGTGCTCAAGTGGGGAGCGTTGCTCTTCAAACATCTCTTGAGCGATAAGGGATATTTTTTCGATTCCTGTTTTAAACGCCAAATCGCGTGTGGAGAGACGACGCAAAAATTCGCTATAACGGGCAATCGGAATGGGGCGGATAAGCTCATCGATGTGGGAGCGTAAAAATACGTCCTCATCGATTTTAAAATAGTTCATCAGCGAGGTGACAAACTGGGAACGTATCTGATCATCGGTCGGTGTGTAGTGTTGCATAGTATAAGTATAGCATTTCATACTATAAGGGGAGGATAAAAGAGTATCAAGAACAATTTTAAATAATTATCAAGCTATAAGTGTTATCATGACATGACCAATATATAACTAAATTATGACCATGATGTGACTTTTAATTTCCACTAACATCAGTAGTTGATGGAGTAAAGAGTTGAAATGGTCGTTTTCGATAGTCTCTCTATAACAGTGATTTTAGGTGTAAATGGGGAATGTATGGAAAGTTTAGAATGCTCTTGTTATGAAACCATCGTTAATGCTACCTCTGATTTGTTTGCTATTACCGATGGAAAACGGATTATTGATCCTAATCAGAAAATGATAGAACTCTGCAATGCTCTTAAAGTAGATATTTTTAGCCCCTCATTTTTTCTCTCAAATCTTTTTGAACCGATAGAGATGGCCGGATATATTTTTGAAGGGCACGATAATCTTCCTTGGTATGAGACGGTTTTAAAAGGGGAGAAAAGTATCTATTATGTCGGGATAAAGAAAGAGGGGAAAATTACCACTTTTAGTATAGCACTGCATCCGATAAGCGATCATCCGGATAGTTATATCCTGAATATGAGCGATAAATCAGAGATAATGGAGTGTAAAGCGGCATTAGAAAACGGTATGATAAAAAATGCCAAAAATCGGG
The sequence above is drawn from the Sulfuricurvum sp. genome and encodes:
- a CDS encoding diguanylate cyclase, with amino-acid sequence MFFPTLGLIATTNVITVDIHHTIQDALDKMHHHNHRSVVVVNKTLHYIITTKDIIRLKLEGTTFSTPLSQISLRPLPMVDKDSNIISALNLTNEMDEHICVCNVDGSLYGLVTNSDIVASVDPQVILDTLQIATIFDKKYGYKSFPPYTPMIEVLEYMKDSLSDCVIIQEGSLPLGILTSKDILRFIGDESAIKLPISDVMSTPVDTLSATASIGEGLEYLKSSHFKRIVVTDDEGKVMGIVTQQDLISRTYLKWSQLMQDHFRQFEEITQILQQKNHHLTQLATKDSLTQIHNRHMFTELFAKELSILKRQSTKLSLLMMDLDHFKRVNDTHGHNMGDLVLKQFSELVSSLVRESDLFARWGGEEFVLLLRNSGCEEGYSVGEKIRLYLEAENFDMVGQITCSIGITEVNSEDTIQSAIERADNALYSAKDAGRNRTIACEVHQ
- a CDS encoding M15 family metallopeptidase, with the translated sequence MFKLLLSLTILSGFIYANPQCYVQGYPDLVQSADENTLILKDGTKFPYHTNDSKSSWDEKINHADLATQLEQHYDAGGHDTPPSYLFDPGRLRYQPFFQALYGKDQKAIEKNLVQIKWPTLKGSINLPVTKVAGADKALYAIGQEIARLPKKDRIWAEGATTYCYRVIKDTDRLSMHSYGIAIDLAPNTTQYWKDEAPSETALIGYKNTMPLSIVQIFEKHGFIWGGRWYHYDTMHFEYRPELLAPSCQRIQ
- a CDS encoding EAL domain-containing protein codes for the protein MKQVTLETILSHKVITLNSSDTIVKALELMTDYAISSVVITDDEKRPIGIFTEHDALKVVAEAIETSTELGEVMTQNPFCVVLTMQMHDAYALMEEKHFRHLIVVDKEGYFAGVITEGDFLRHIGLEHLTKFKTVGEAMSESPLIVELQTTLVEAAVLMNERKCDYAIVLRGVNPIGVITERDIAHRCAKDSCVSEELVEDLFHSDIVIVEKEIALHHAASMMEEHGVHQLIVVDALGSLSGILTRHDVLHAVHGAYFEYLIRVIDEKSAAIARINERKRILGNEKKEIEKNETKLRKLFEALPDSILLIDRETLRAVEFNQAAHEHLGYTAEEFGELCIDDYESIELPDETQRRIDVIMREGKDRFETIHRGKDGRLYNVWVNVVAVELDKHPYMIAVYHDITERKKYEERLEILANFDPLTGLANRARLLSHLQNSINQAKRHKSIIALMMFDLDRFKDINDSYGHSAGDEVLKLVAERFASRLREGDLIARLGGDEFAIVVENLDRFEDAGRLAQEMISALALEYKLSSGSSVHIGASVGIVLFPEHGGESSVLLQHADAALYKAKDEGRGTYRYYTDELTESARRRIECEMRLRRAVTNNEFEVYYQPQVHILTGHIVGAEALVRWNDPIRGIVSPAEFIPIAEETGLIGEIGEWVLNETCRQGKIWLDQGHRLTLAVNLSAHQVRHQNIIEMVEYALKQSGYPADRLELELTESALMQHEEETVAMLHSLRARGIRLAIDDFGTGYSSLSYLKRFPIDVLKIDKSFVDDLPFEKDDMAIVTAIIAMAQALGFQVLAEGTERIEQIEFLKERGCTMYQGYFKSEPVPAAEFEKLL